The Platichthys flesus chromosome 10, fPlaFle2.1, whole genome shotgun sequence genome includes a window with the following:
- the gstz1 gene encoding maleylacetoacetate isomerase isoform X3 — translation MDTSEAPAPGGFASLTEQYKSLNPMQQVPAVEIDGITLSQSLAVIQYIEETRPGPRLLPADPKKRAQVRMISDVIASGIQPLQNLYVIQKMGAEKVPWAQQFITRGFQALEPILKQTAGRYCVGDEISMADICLVPQVYNAERFKVDVEQFPTINRLNQTLIEIEAFKVSHPSCQPDTPSDLRT, via the exons ATGGATACTTCAGAAGCTCCTGCTCCTGGAGGGTTCGCATCG CTCACTGAACAGTACAAATCCTTAAACCCCATGCAACAAGTGCCTGCAGTGGAAATCGATGGCATCACCCTTTCTCAGTCA CTGGCAGTGATCCAGTACATCGAGGAAACCAGGCCAGGACCCCGCCTCCTTCCTGCAGACCCCAAGAAACGGGCCCAGGTCCGGATGATCAGTGATGTCATTGCCTCTGGGATACAGCCACTGCAG AACTTGTATGTGATCCAGAAAATGGGAGCAGAGAAAGTGCCGTGGGCTCAGCAATTCATCACTCGTGGTTTCCAAG CTCTGGAGCCCATTCTGAAGCAAACGGCAGGCAGATACTGTGTCGGCGATGAG ATTTCCATGGCCGACATCTGCTTGGTCCCACAAGTCTACAATGCAGAGAG GTTCAAGGTGGACGTCGAGCAGTTCCCAACCATCAATAGGTTAAATCAAACCCTCATTGAAATCGAGGCTTTCAAAGTGAGCCACCCGTCTTGCCAACCAGACACGCCTTCCGATCTTCGCACATAA
- the gstz1 gene encoding maleylacetoacetate isomerase isoform X1, which produces MHLSPVCLAKPVLHGYFRSSCSWRVRIAFALKGIEYDQVPVNLIKDGGQQLTEQYKSLNPMQQVPAVEIDGITLSQSLAVIQYIEETRPGPRLLPADPKKRAQVRMISDVIASGIQPLQNLYVIQKMGAEKVPWAQQFITRGFQALEPILKQTAGRYCVGDEISMADICLVPQVYNAERFKVDVEQFPTINRLNQTLIEIEAFKVSHPSCQPDTPSDLRT; this is translated from the exons ATGCACCTGTCCCCAGTTTGCCTCGCCAAG CCTGTTCTTCATGGATACTTCAGAAGCTCCTGCTCCTGGAGGGTTCGCATCG CTTTTGCTCTTAAAGGAATAGAGTACGACCAGGTTCCAGTCAATCTGATCAAAGATGGAGGTCAGCAG CTCACTGAACAGTACAAATCCTTAAACCCCATGCAACAAGTGCCTGCAGTGGAAATCGATGGCATCACCCTTTCTCAGTCA CTGGCAGTGATCCAGTACATCGAGGAAACCAGGCCAGGACCCCGCCTCCTTCCTGCAGACCCCAAGAAACGGGCCCAGGTCCGGATGATCAGTGATGTCATTGCCTCTGGGATACAGCCACTGCAG AACTTGTATGTGATCCAGAAAATGGGAGCAGAGAAAGTGCCGTGGGCTCAGCAATTCATCACTCGTGGTTTCCAAG CTCTGGAGCCCATTCTGAAGCAAACGGCAGGCAGATACTGTGTCGGCGATGAG ATTTCCATGGCCGACATCTGCTTGGTCCCACAAGTCTACAATGCAGAGAG GTTCAAGGTGGACGTCGAGCAGTTCCCAACCATCAATAGGTTAAATCAAACCCTCATTGAAATCGAGGCTTTCAAAGTGAGCCACCCGTCTTGCCAACCAGACACGCCTTCCGATCTTCGCACATAA
- the gstz1 gene encoding maleylacetoacetate isomerase isoform X2, whose amino-acid sequence MATPAKPVLHGYFRSSCSWRVRIAFALKGIEYDQVPVNLIKDGGQQLTEQYKSLNPMQQVPAVEIDGITLSQSLAVIQYIEETRPGPRLLPADPKKRAQVRMISDVIASGIQPLQNLYVIQKMGAEKVPWAQQFITRGFQALEPILKQTAGRYCVGDEISMADICLVPQVYNAERFKVDVEQFPTINRLNQTLIEIEAFKVSHPSCQPDTPSDLRT is encoded by the exons ATGGCAACTCCAGCCAAG CCTGTTCTTCATGGATACTTCAGAAGCTCCTGCTCCTGGAGGGTTCGCATCG CTTTTGCTCTTAAAGGAATAGAGTACGACCAGGTTCCAGTCAATCTGATCAAAGATGGAGGTCAGCAG CTCACTGAACAGTACAAATCCTTAAACCCCATGCAACAAGTGCCTGCAGTGGAAATCGATGGCATCACCCTTTCTCAGTCA CTGGCAGTGATCCAGTACATCGAGGAAACCAGGCCAGGACCCCGCCTCCTTCCTGCAGACCCCAAGAAACGGGCCCAGGTCCGGATGATCAGTGATGTCATTGCCTCTGGGATACAGCCACTGCAG AACTTGTATGTGATCCAGAAAATGGGAGCAGAGAAAGTGCCGTGGGCTCAGCAATTCATCACTCGTGGTTTCCAAG CTCTGGAGCCCATTCTGAAGCAAACGGCAGGCAGATACTGTGTCGGCGATGAG ATTTCCATGGCCGACATCTGCTTGGTCCCACAAGTCTACAATGCAGAGAG GTTCAAGGTGGACGTCGAGCAGTTCCCAACCATCAATAGGTTAAATCAAACCCTCATTGAAATCGAGGCTTTCAAAGTGAGCCACCCGTCTTGCCAACCAGACACGCCTTCCGATCTTCGCACATAA
- the aldh6a1 gene encoding methylmalonate-semialdehyde dehydrogenase [acylating], mitochondrial — translation MASTALRSVLRTKVPLKVGRMCYSSSSSVPTTKLFIDGKFVESKTSEWLDIHNPATNEVIARVPKATQEEMLAAVDSCSRAFLSWSETSILSRQQVFLRYQQIIKDNIKELAKSITVEQGKTLADAEGDVFRGLQVVEHACSITSLMLGETLPSITKDMDTYTYRLPIGVCAGITPFNFPAMIPLWMFPMGMVSGNTYLLKPSERVPACAMLLVKMMQDAGAPDGTLNVIHGQHAAVNFICDHPAIKAISFVGSNQAGEYIYERGSKNGKRVQSNMGAKNHGVVMPDANKENTLNQLVGAAFGAAGQRCMALSTAILVGEARAWLPELVERAKALRVNAGDQPGADVGPLISPQAKERVCSLVQSGVDEGAKLLLDGRGVKVKGYENGNFVGPTIIGNVTPEMRCYTEEIFGPVLVVLEAETLDDAIGLVNGNPYGNGTAIFTTNGATARKYTHEVDVGQVGVNVPIPVPLPMFSFTGSRGSFRGDMNFYGKQGIQFYTQIKTVTSQWKAEDATSKSPAVTMPTMGR, via the exons ATGGCGTCAACAGCGTTAAGATCAGTGCTCAGGACCAAG GTCCCACTTAAAGTTGGCCGTATGtgctactcctcctcctcctcagtg CCGACCACCAAGCTGTTCATCGATGGGAAGTTCGTCGAGTCCAAGACCTCAGAATGGCTGGATATTCATAATCCT GCTACCAACGAGGTGATCGCCCGCGTCCCCAAAGCCACGCAGGAGGAGATGTTGGCTGCCGTGGACTCGTGCTCCAGAGCATTCCTGTCCTGGTCTGAGACCTCCATCTTGTCTCGGCAGCAGGTCTTTCTCCGCTATCAGCAGATTATCAAGGACAACATT AAAGAACTTGCCAAGTCCATCACGGTGGAACAGGGAAAGACCCTTGCAGATGCAGAGGGGGATGTGTTCAGGGGATTGC aggttGTGGAGCACGCCTGCAGCATCACCTCCCTGATGCTCGGGGAAACCCTGCCCTCCATCACCAAGGACATGGACACCTACACCTACCGCCTGCCCATCGGGGTGTGTGCGGGCATCACCCCCTTCAACTTCCCCGCCATGATCCCTCTGTGGATGTTCCCCATGGGCATGGTGAGTGGCAACACGTACCTGCTGAAGCCGTCGGAGCGAGTCCCGGCCTGCGCCATGCTGCTCGTCAAGATGATGCAGGACGCTGGCGCTCCGGACGGGACGCTCAACGTGATCCACGGCCAACACGCCG CCGTGAATTTCATCTGCGACCATCCTGCCATCAAGGCGATCAGCTTTGTCGGCTCAAATCAAGCTGGGGAGTATATTTACGAGAGGGGCTCTAAAAATGGCAAGAGGGTCCAGTCCAACATG GGCGCCAAGAACCATGGTGTGGTGATGCCTGATGCCAACAAGGAGAACACTCTGAACCAGCTTGTGGGCGCAGCGTTCGGGGCAGCGGGGCAGCGCTGCATGGCTCTGTCCACGGCCATCCTGGTGGGCGAAGCGCGGGCCTGGCTGCCGGAGCTGGTGGAGCGTGCCAAGGCTCTGCGCGTGAACGCAG GAGACCAGCCCGGTGCCGATGTGGGGCCTCTGATATCTCCCCAGGCCAAGGAGAGAGTCTGCAGTTTGGTCCAGAGTGGCGTGGACGAGGGCGCGAAGCTGCTCCTGGACGGCCGCGGCGTCAAGGTCAAGGGTTACGAGAACGGCAACTTTGTGGGTCCCACCATCATCGGCAATGTCACA CCGGAGATGAGGTGCTACACGGAGGAGATCTTCGGGCCCGTGTTGGTCGTTCTCGAGGCAGAAACCCTGGATGACGCCATCGGTTTAGTCAACGGGAACCCCTATGGCAACGGCACGGCCATCTTCACCACAAACGGGGCCACGGCACGTAAATACACTCACGAGGTGGACGTGGGCCAG GTCGGAGTCAATGTGCCCATCCCTGTTCCTCTGCCAATGTTCTCCTTTACCGGTTCAAGAGGATCCTTCAGAGGGGACATGAACTTCTATGGAAAACAA GGCATCCAGTTCTACACACAGATCAAAACTGTGACCTCACAATGGAAAGCTGAAGACGCCACATCGAAAAGTCCCGCGGTTACCATGCCAACTATGGGACGCTAA
- the LOC133961462 gene encoding basal body-orientation factor 1-like, whose amino-acid sequence MPKKKVSKLKKAKAGKGKKDGKQEAKADRETEVEKAKANAALWELRLRVTDQSLVQYQEACGKLARANQELTNQLYRLEKDSIDISVCMQRQDAAKENKISLLQKSLKSQEAHAREEQNKLAEDYMFQLSEMKELFRKRSSDFNMIQDGTRRIKEFQTRKAQMERELSDIRERMDSADKGHRENLNKMECRFFKEKARLEREAEEAIAVAADRAHNEAIVQLDDASRSVFKENVRLNEALKYHIKEAEDLQKLTDSLGRQNASLALDKKTCELMVKKNAAQMAAQKDEVSKLRAKVMALEKAHDLKGRELQQEEKEEMMLVRQQAGQIELEKLKKVLGMRERELGHIKGLASTIVAQRTELEEFFHESLAQVKQEIEASRLQYKKEALQAYHWRLREATAGKLKFPPIRTFRKTPHSTNTVYSDMEAAATWTHQPGSEVEISELTWEQREQVLRLLFAKMNGQRERKVGQHLALSASSEKKSLLESDAAGIREELSPATFITQAPESALPSNPNSLPDIHTT is encoded by the exons ATGCCGAAGAAGAAAGTTTCCAAACTAAAGAAGGCGAAAGCAGG CAAAGGGAAGAAAGACGGGAAACAGGAGGCGAAGGCAGACAGGGAGACTGAGGTGGAGAAAGCTAAAGCCAACGCCGCCCTGTGGGAGTTGAGGTTAAGGGTCACAGATCAGTCGCTCGTGCAGTATCAAGAGGCCTGCGGCAAACTGGCACGCGCCAACCAGGAGCTCACCAACCAGCTGTACCGCCTGGAGAAGGACAGCATCGATATCAGTGTCTGTATGCAGAGACAGGATGCTGCTAAAGAGAACAAG ATCAGTTTGCTGCAGAAAAGCCTCAAGAGTCAAGAGGCCCATGCACGTGAGGAGCAAAACAAACTG GCTGAAGATTACATGTTCCAACTCAGCGAGATGAAGGAACTGTTCAGAAAGAGGTCCAGTGACTTTAACATGATCCAGGATGGAACGAGGAGAATCAAGGAGTTTCAGACGAGGAAAGCCCAGATGGAGCGGGAGCTGAGCGAT ATCAGAGAGCGCATGGATAGTGCTGACAAAGGGCACAGGGAAAACCTGAACAAAATGGAGTGCAGATTCTTCAAAGAAAAG GCTCGTCTGGAGAGGGAAGCCGAGGAAGCGATAGCCGTGGCGGCGGACCGGGCCCACAATGAAGccattgt GCAGTTGGACGACGCATCTCGCTCTGTGTTCAAGGAGAATGTGCGTCTCAACGAAGCTCTGAAATATCACATAAAGGAGGCGGAGGACCTGCAGAAACTGACAGACTCGCTGGGAAGGCAAAATGCCTCGCTGGCCCTGGACAAG AAAACCTGCGAGTTGATGGTAAAGAAGAATGCAGCTCAGATGGCGGCCCAGAAAGATGAGGTATCTAAACTAAGGGCCAAGGTCATGGCCCTGGAGAAGGCTCACGACCTGAAGGGCAGGGAACTCCAgcaagaggaaaaggaggagatgaTGCTGGTCAGACAGCAGGCTGGGCAGAtcgagctggagaagctcaagaAGGTGCTGGGCATGCGGGAGAGAGAACTGGGGCACATCAAGGGGCTGGCGAGCACTATAGTGGCACAGCGTACAGAGCTGGAGGAGTTCTTCCACGAGTCACTGGCTCAGGTGAAGCAGGAGATCGAGGCCAGCAGGCTGCAGTACAAGAAGGAGGCTCTCCAGGCTTATCACTGGAGGCTCAGAGAAGCCACAGCAGGAAAACTAAAGTTCCCACCCATCCGCACCTTCCGTAAAACCCCCCACAGTACCAACACTGTCTATTCAGACATGGAGGCCGCCGCGACGTG GACTCATCAACCAGGCAGCGAAGTGGAGATCTCAGAACTCACTTGGGAGCAGAGGGAACAAGTGCTCAGGCTTCTCTTTGCTAAAATGAATGGGCAGCGGGAAAG GAAAGTCGGCCAACATCTGGCTTTGTCTGCCTCCTCTGAGAAGAAGAGCCTCCTGGAGAGCGATGCTGCCGG AATTAGAGAGGAGCTCTCGCCGGCGACCTTCATCACCCAGGCGCCTGAGTCCGCTCTGCCCTCGAACCCAAACAGCCTGCCGGATATACACACCACATGA